The Equus caballus isolate H_3958 breed thoroughbred chromosome 13, TB-T2T, whole genome shotgun sequence genome includes a window with the following:
- the CACNA1H gene encoding voltage-dependent T-type calcium channel subunit alpha-1H isoform X2 encodes MTEGALAAGEVRVPLGAPAPGPAAAGASPASPGAPGREAERGSGPGTSPPESPAAERGAELGADEEQPVPYPALAATVFFCLGQTTRPRSWCLRLVCNPWFEHVSMLVIMLNCVTLGMFRPCEDVECRSERCSILEAFDDFIFAFFAVEMVIKMIALGLFGQKCYLGDTWNRLDFFIVMAGMMEYSLDGHNVSLSAIRTVRVLRPLRAINRVPSMRILVTLLLDTLPMLGNVLLLCFFVFFIFGIVGVQLWAGLLRNRCFLDSTFARNNNLTFLRPYYQTEEGEENPFICSSRRDNGMQKCSHIPSRRELRVECTLGWEAYGQPQAEGAGGAGRNACINWNQYYNVCRSGDSNPHNGAINFDNIGYAWIAIFQVITLEGWVDIMYYVMDAHSFYNFIYFILLIIVGSFFMINLCLVVIATQFSETKQRENQLMREQRARYLSNDSTLASFSEPGSCYEELLKYVGHIYRKVKRRSLRLYARWQSRWHKKVDPSSALHGQGPGRRPRRPGRRAASIHHLVYHHHHHHHHHYHFSHGSPRRPGHEPATGDTRLVRAGALPSPPSPGRGPPDTESVHSVYHADCHVEGPQERARAVHAAATAAGLKLATGLGAMNYPTILPSPAGGKGGASPGPKGKRASGPPGAGNHSPLSLSSSDPYEKIQHLVGEHGLGRSPSRLSGLSVPCPLPSPQAGTLTCELKNCPYCASALEDPEVELSDSEGGDSDSNAVYEFTQDVQHGDRRDPMQPPPAADAPGQGGPRRRAQRQAAPGEQGGLGRVWATFSGKLRRIVDSKYFNRGIMVAILTNTLSMGVEYHEQPDELTNALEISNIVFTSMFALEMLLKLLACGPLGYIRNPYNIFDGIIVIISVWEIIGQADGGLSVLRTFRLLRVLKLVRFMPALRRQLVVLMKTMDNVATFCMLLMLFIFIFSILGMHLFGCKFSLKTDTGDTVPDRKNFDSLLWAIVTVFQILTQEDWNVVLYNGMASTSSWAALYFVALMTFGNYVLFNLLVAILVEGFQAEGDANRSDTDEEKTSARLEEDFDKFRDLRATEMKMYSLAVTPNGHLEGRGSLPPPLIMRTAATPMPTPKSSPHLDVAHGLLDSRRGSSCSMDPQLGDQKSLSSLRSSPCTQLGPNSAWSSRRSSWNSLGRAPSLKRRSQCGERESLLSGEGKGSTDDEAEDSRPGAGTSPGTCATPLRRTESLDRRSTLDLRPPRPAALLPSKFHDCNGQVLALPSEFFLRIDSHKEDPAEFDDDMEDSCCSRLRKVLEPYEPEWCRRRDPWALYLFSPQNRFRLSCQKIIAHKLFDHVVLVFIFLNCITIALERPDIDPGSTERAFLSVSNYIFTAIFVAEMTVKVPACPESPGVVALGLVSGEHTYLQSSWNVLDGLLVLVSLVDIVVAMASAGGAKILGILRVLRLLRTLRPLRVISRAPGLKLVVETLISSLRPIGNIVLICCAFFIIFGILGVQVRSPACPWVSPPWEVVSGRQLHGSPRRAEGGAGGETPVSAVLPLEASRAGLGSRGSGPGLWVTGRPAQLFKGKFYYCEGADTRNISTKAECRAAHYRWVRRKYNFDNLGQALMSLFVLSSKDGWVNIMYDGLDAVGIDQQPVPNHNPWMLLYFISFLLIVSFFVLNMFVGVVVENFHKCRQHQEAEEARRREEKRRRRLERKRRKAQRRPYYADYSPARRSIHSLCTSHYLDLFITFIIGVNVITMSVEHYNQPKSLDEALKYCNYVFTIVFVLEAVLKLVAFGFRRFFKDRWNQLDLAIVLLSIMGITLEEIEMNAALPINPTIIRIMRVLRIARVLKLLKMATGMRALLDTVVQALPQVGNLGLLFMLLFFIYAALGVELFGRLECSEDNPCEGLSRHATFSNFGMAFLTLFRVSTGDNWNGIMKDTLRECAREDKHCLSYLPAVSPVYFVTFVLVAQFVLVNVVVAVLMKHLEESNKEAHEDAELDAELELEMAQGSPTHPQPVAQPSPGAGPDAPSLLVVRKVSVSRMLSLPNDSYMFRPVAPASAPHPHRLQEVEMETYVGSAPLGLVASAHSPPAESCAALQVPSAASSPARSSDRLHALPPHGIARSPSLSRLLCRQEAVPTDSLEGQVDSPRDSGPGWGEPGGKTPVRQASLGASLRTPPRSPRPPGIRIRRHTLGQRCVSSQPPAPSGEEAEAPDPADEEVSHITSSARSPSASPSPTPTARGVAGSEPDPHRLYGVDTQGFLDQPGRADEQRRPPVEQGSGDGRPEAGEGKARALEAELALGARRKKKMSPPCISVDPPAEEEGTARPPAAEGGSTTLRRRTPSCEAAPHRDSLEPTEGPGVDPAAKGERWGQASCRTELLTVPSFVFDAPLGVGGTGGDLFLDGGHDVSPEPRGSSSGATALPEPHRTEPPMSSGDPPEKGQGLHLQVPQSPPKKEGSPPGTPIPGDSVDEPV; translated from the exons GCATGCGGATCCTGGTCACGCTGCTGCTGGACACGTTGCCCATGCTCGGGAACGTCCTGCTGCTCTGCTTCTTCGTCTTCTTCATCTTCGGTATCGTGGGCGTCCAGCTCTGGGCGGGCCTGCTGCGCAACCGCTGCTTCCTGGACAGCACCTTTGCCAG GAACAACAACCTCACCTTCCTGCGGCCGTACTACCAGACGGAGGAGGGCGAGGAGAACCCCTTCATCTGCTCCTCGCGCCGGGACAACGGCATGCAGAAGTGCTCGCACATCCCCAGCCGCCGAGAGCTGCGCGTGGAGTGCACGCTGGGCTGGGAGGCATACGGGCAGCCCCAGGCTGAGGGCGCGGGCGGCGCCGGCCGCAACGCCTGCATCAACTGGAACCAGTACTACAACGTCTGCCGCTCCGGGGACTCCAACCCCCACAACGGCGCCATCAATTTCGACAACATCGGCTATGCTTGGATCGCCATCTTCCAG GTGATCACGCTGGAGGGCTGGGTGGACATCATGTACTACGTCATGGACGCACACTCCTTCTACAACTTCATCTACTTCATCTTGCTCATCATT GTGGGCTCCTTCTTCATGATCAACCTGTGTCTGGTGGTGATCGCCACGCAGTTCTCGGAGACGAAGCAGCGGGAGAACCAGCTGATGCGGGAGCAGCGTGCCCGCTATCTGTCCAACGACAGCACGCTGGCCAGCTTCTCGGAGCCAGGCAGCTGCTACGAGGAGCTGCTCAAGTACGTGGGCCACATCTACCGCAAGGTCAAGCGGCGCAGCCTGCGCCTGTACGCCCGCTGGCAGAGCCGCTGGCACAAGAAGGTGGACCCCAGCAGTGCCCTGCATGGCCAGGGTCCCGGGCGCCGGCCCCGGCGGCCAGGCCGGCGCGCAGCCTCCATCCACCACCTGgtctaccaccatcaccaccaccaccaccaccactaccacttCAGCCACGGCAGCCCGCGCCGGCCCGGCCACGAGCCGGCCACCGGAGACACCAGGCTGGTGCGGGCCGGAGCGCTGCCCTCGCCGCCCTCGCCAGGCCGAGGGCCTCCTGACACTGAGTCCGTGCACAGCGTGTACCATGCAGACTGCCACGTGGAGGGGCCGCAGGAGAGAGCCCGGGCGGTGCATGCTGCAGCCACCGCTGCCGGCCTCAAGCTGGCCACAGGCCTGGGCGCCATGAACTACCCCACCATCCTGCCGTCACCGGCGGGCGGCAAAGGCGGAGCCAGCCCCGGGCCCAAGGGGAAGCGGGCCAGCGGACCACCAGGCGCGGGAAACCACAGCCCCCTGAGCTTGAGCAGCTCTGACCCCTATGAGAAGATCCAGCATTTGGTTGGGGAACACG GCCTGGGCCGGTCCCCCAGCCGCCTGTCAGGCCTGAGCgtgccctgccccctgcccagcccccaggcGGGCACGCTGACCTGCGAGCTGAAGAACTGCCCGTACTGCGCCAGCGCCCTGGAGGACCCCGAGGTGGAGCTCAGCGACTCGGAGGGCGGAGACTCAGACAGCAACGCCGTCTACGAGTTCACACAGGACGTGCAGCACGGGGACCGCCGTGACCCCATGCAGCCACCCCCAGCAGCAGATGCGCCCGGCCAGGGTGGCCCCCGGCGGCGGGCGCAGCGGCAGGCAGCCCCTGGCGAGCAGGGCGGGCTGGGCCGGGTCTGGGCCACCTTCAGCGGCAAGCTGCGCCGGATCGTAGACAGCAAGTACTTCAACCGCGGCATCATGGTGGCCATCCTCACCAACACGCTGAGCATGGGCGTCGAGTACCACGAGCAG CCCGACGAGCTGACCAACGCCCTGGAGATCAGCAACATCGTATTCACCAGCATGTTCGCCCTCGAGATGCTGCTGAAGCTGCTGGCCTGCGGCCCACTGGGTTACATCCGGAACCCCTACAACATCTTCGACggcatcatcgtcatcatcag CGTCTGGGAGATCATCGGGCAGGCGGACGGGGGCCTGTCGGTGCTGCGGACCTTCCGGCTGCTGCGGGTGCTGAAGCTGGTGCGCTTCATGCCCGCGCTGCGGCGTCAGCTGGTGGTGCTCATGAAGACCATGGACAACGTGGCCACGTTCTGCATGCTGCTCATgctcttcatcttcatcttcag cATCCTGGGCATGCACCTCTTTGGATGCAAGTTCAGCCTAAAGACAGACACTGGAGACACGGTCCCCGACAGGAAGAACTTTGACTCCCTGCTGTGGGCTATTGTCACCGTGTTCCAG ATCCTCACCCAGGAGGACTGGAACGTCGTTCTCTACAACGGCAtggcctccacctcctcctgggccGCACTCTACTTTGTGGCCTTGATGACTTTTGGCAACTACGTGCTCTTCAACCTGCTGGTGGCCATCCTGGTGGAGGGCTTCCAGGCTGAG GGTGACGCCAACAGATCTGACACAGATGAAGAGAAGACTTCTGCTCGCTTGGAGGAGGATTTCGACAAGTTCAGAGACCTGCGGGCcacgg AGATGAAGATGTACTCGCTGGCGGTGACCCCAAATGGGCACCTGGAGGGCCGAGgcagcctgccccctcccctcatcATGCGCACGGCGGCCACGCCCATGCCCACCCCCAAGAGCTCCCCGCACCTGGACGTGGCCCACGGTCTTCTGGACTCACGGCGTGGCAGCAGCTGCTCCATGGACCCCCAGCTGGGGGACCAGAAGTCTCTG tcCAGCCTCCGCAGCTCCCCCTGCACCCAGTTGGGCCCCAACAGCGCGTGGAGCAGCCGGCGTTCAAGCTGGAACAGCCTGGGGCGTGCGCCCAGCCTCAAGCGCCGGAGCCAATGTGGGGAGCGGGAGTCGCTGCTGTCCGGCGAGGGCAAGGGCAGCACAGATGACGAGGCCGAGGACAGCAGGCCCGGGGCGGGGACCTCACCGGGGACGTGTGCCACCCCACTGCGGCGCACCGAGTCCCTGGACCGCCGCAGCACACTGGACCTGCGGCCCCCACGGCCGGCCGCCCTACTGCCCAGCAAGTTCCATGACTGCAACGGGCAGGTGCTGGCCCTGCCCAGCGAGTTCTTCCTGCGCATCGACAGCCACAAGGAGGACCCGGCCGAGTTTGACGATGACATGGAGGAT AGCTGCTGCTCGCGGCTGCGCAAGGTGCTGGAGCCGTATGAGCCCGAGTGGTGTCGCCGCCGGGATCCCTGGGCCCTGTACCTCTTCTCCCCTCAGAACAG GTTCCGCCTCTCCTGCCAGAAGATCATCGCTCACAAGCTGTTCGATCACGTGGTCCTGGTCTTCATCTTCCTCAACTGCATCACCATCGCCCTGGAGAGGCCCGACATCGACCCCGGCAGCACC GAGCGCGCCTTTCTCAGCGTTTCCAACTACATCTTCACCGCGATCTTCGTAGCTGAGATGACGGTgaaggtaccagcgtgtccagagaGCCCCGGG GTGGTGGCCCTGGGCCTGGTCTCGGGTGAGCACACCTACCTGCAGAGCAGCTGGAACGTGCTGGACGGGCTGCTGGTCCTGGTGTCCCTGGTCGACATCGTCGTGGCCATGGCTTCGGCCGGCGGCGCCAAGATTCTTGGAATCCTGCGTGTGCTGCGCCTGCTGCGGACGCTCCGGCCTCTGAG GGTCATCAGTCGCGCTCCGGGCCTCAAGCTGGTGGTGGAGACTCTGATATCGTCGCTCAGGCCCATCGGCAACATCGTCCTCATCTGCTGCGCCTTCTTCATCATCTTCGGTATTCTGGGCGTGCAGGTGCGCAGCCCGGCATGTCCGTGGGTGTCCCCGCCGTGGGAGGTGGTCTCTGGTCGGCAACTGCACGGCAGCCCCcggagggcggagggcggagcGGGCGGGGAGACCCCCGTCTCTGCCGTGCTGCCCCTGGAGGCCTCGCGTGCGGGTCTGGGGAGCCGGGGCTCAGGGCCGGGCCTCTGGGTGACCGGGCGCCCCGCCCAGCTCTTCAAGGGGAAGTTCTACTACTGCGAGGGCGCCGACACCAGGAACATCTCCACCAAGGCCGAGTGCCGGGCCGCGCACTACCGCTGGGTGCGGCGCAAGTACAACTTCGACAACCTCGGACAG GCGCTGATGTCCCTGTTCGTGCTCTCGTCCAAGGACGGCTGGGTGAACATCATGTACGACGGGCTGGACGCCGTGGGCATAGACCAGCAG CCCGTGCCCAACCACAACCCCTGGATGCTGCTCTACTTCATCTCCTTCCTGCTCATCGTCAGCTTCTTCGTGCTCAACATGTTCGTGGGCGTCGTGGTGGAGAACTTCCACAAGTGCCGGCAGCACCAGGAGGCGGAGGAGGCGCGGCGGCGCGAGGAGAAGCGGCGGCGGCGCCTGGAGAGGAAGCGCAGGA AAGCCCAGCGCAGGCCCTACTATGCCGACTACTCGCCCGCCCGTCGTTCCATCCACTCTCTGTGCACCAGCCACTACCTCGATCTCTTCATCACCTTCATCATTGGGGTCAACGTCATCACCATGTCCGTGGAGCACTACAACCAGCCCAAG TCGCTGGATGAGGCCCTCAAGTATTGCAACTACGTGTTCACCATCGTCTTCGTGCTCGAGGCCGTGCTGAAGCTGGTGGCATTTGGGTTCCGAAGGTTTTTCAAGGACAG GTGGAACCAGCTGGACCTCGCCATCGTCCTACTGTCCATCATGGGAATCACGCTGGAGGAGATTGAGATGAACGCGGCCCTGCCCATCAACCCCACCATTATTCGCATCATGCGCGTGCTGCGCATCGCCCGCG TGCTGAAGCTGCTCAAGATGGCCACGGGCATGCGGGCCCTGCTGGACACGGTGGTTCAAGCCCTGCCCCAGGTAG GCAACCTCGGCCTCCTTTTCATGCTCCTGTTTTTTATCTATGCTGCCCTGGGAGTGGAGCTGTTCGGGAGGCTCG AGTGCAGCGAGGACAACCCCTGTGAGGGCCTGAGCCGGCATGCCACCTTCTCCAACTTCGGCATGGCCTTCCTCACGCTCTTCCGTGTGTCCACGGGGGACAACTGGAATGGGATCATGAAG GACACGCTGCGGGAGTGCGCCCGCGAGGACAAGCACTGCCTCAGCTACCTGCCGGCCGTCTCGCCCGTCTACTTCGTCACCTTCGTGCTGGTGGCCCAGTTCGTGCTGGTCAACGTGGTGGTCGCCGTGCTCATGAAGCACCTGGAGGAGAGCAACAAGGAGGCCCACGAGGATGCCGAGCTGGATGCCGAGCTCGAGCTGGAGATGGCGCAGGggtcccccacccacccccagcccgtGGCCCAGCCGAGCCCGGGGGCCGGGCCAGATGCCCCCAGCCTCCTGGTCGTGCGTAAGGTGTCCGTGTCCAGGATGCTCTCGCTGCCCAATGACAGCTACATGTTCCGGCCTGTGGCACCCGCCTCGGCCCCTCACCCCCACCGGCTGCAGGAGGTGGAGATGGAAACCTACGTGGGCAGCGCCCCCTTGG GCCTGGTGGCTTCTGCGCACTCGCCGCCTGCAGAGTCCTGCGCTGCCCTGCAGGTCCCTTCGGCTGCGTCCTCCCCAGCCCGGAGTAGCGACCGTCTCCATGCCCTGCCCCCTCATGGCATAGCCCGCTCCCCCAGCCTCAGCCGGCTGCTCTGCAGACAG GAGGCCGTCCCCACCGACTCCCTGGAAGGGCAGGTCGACAGCCCCAGGGACAGCGGCCCTGGCTGGGGAGAGCCTGGTGGGAAGACCCCTGTGAGGCAGGCGTCCCTGGGGGCCTCCCTGCGGACACCACCCCGTTCCCCGCGGCCCCCTGGCATCCGCATCCGCAGGCACACTCTGGGACAGCGCTGCGTCTCCAGCCAGCCACCGGCCCCCAGTGGGGAGGAGGCCGAGGCCCCAGACCCAGCCGACGAAGAGGTCAGCCACATCACCAGCTCGGCCCGCAGCCCCTCCGCCTCGCCCTCGCCCACGCCCACTGCTCGTGGAGTGGCGGGCAGTGAGCCGGACCCGCACAGGCTTTACGGTGTCGACACCCAGGGCTTCCTGGACCAGCCAGGCCGGGCGGACGAGCAGAGGCGGCCCCCAGTGGAGCAGGGCAGTGGGGACGGCCGCCCGGAGGCCGGGGAGGGGAAGGCCCGAGCCCTGGAGGCTGAGCTGGCCCTGGGGGCGCGCAGGAAGAAGAAGATGAGCCCCCCCTGCATCTCCGTAGACCCCCCTGCAGAGGAGGAGGGCACAGCCCGGCCCCCCGCAGCGGAGGGCGGCAGCACCACCCTGCGGCGGAGGACGCCGTCCTGTGAGGCTGCGCCCCACAGGGACTCCCTGGAGCCCACAGAGGGCCCGGGGGTGGACCCTGCTGCCAAGGGGGAGCGGTGGGGCCAGGCCTCCTGCCGCACGGAGCTCCTGACTGTCCCCAGCTTTGTCTTCGACGCCCCTCTGGGCGTCGGGGGCACCGGCGGGGACCTGTTCTTGGATGGTGGTCACGATGTGTCTCCAGAGCCCAGAGGTTCCTCCTCGGGGGCCACAGCACTTCCCGAACCCCACAGAACAGAGCCTCCTATGTCCTCCGGTGACCCCCCAGAGAAGGGGCAGGGGCTGCACCTCCAAgtgccccaaagccccccaaagAAAGAGGGGTCCCCCCCAGGCACCCCCATCCCTGGTGACAGCGTGGACGAGCCCGTGTAG